In Vanessa cardui chromosome 6, ilVanCard2.1, whole genome shotgun sequence, the following proteins share a genomic window:
- the LOC124530382 gene encoding larval cuticle protein 1-like, which yields MKVIIVAFALVAVVAAVPVGEQEPIEILRSNFDTKPEGGYAFDFETANGIKRSEQGEVKEALDEENKPHPVVVVRGSYSYVDLNGNPETVNYYADETGYHAEGASIPKVPSPSRR from the exons ATGAAAGTG ATCATTGTCGCCTTCGCCCTTGTGGCTGTTGTTGCTGCCGTCCCCGTCGGAGAACAGGAACCAATCGAAATTCTTCGCTCAAATTTTGATACCAAGCCTGAAGGTGGCTACGCTTTCGA tttTGAAACAGCGAATGGCATCAAACGCTCTGAGCAGGGAGAAGTAAAGGAAGCTCTTGACGAGGAAAACAAGCCCCACCCCGTCGTAGTAGTCCGTGGTAGTTACTCATACGTCGATCTAAACGGAAACCCCGAGACTGTAAACTACTACGCTGACGAGACCGGTTACCATGCTGAGGGAGCCTCCATCCCCAAGGTCCCATCCCCATCCAGGAGATAA